Proteins encoded in a region of the Flavobacteriaceae bacterium HL-DH10 genome:
- a CDS encoding aminotransferase class I/II-fold pyridoxal phosphate-dependent enzyme, protein MKEKRNFETEAIRTQLERTESLEHTSPLYLTSSFIFEDAEDMRASFTEEKERNIYSRFTNPNTSEFVEKVCKMEGAEAGYAFATGMAAIFSTFAALLESGDHIVSARSVFGSTHSMFTKFLPKWGITTSYFDINEPETIESFITPKTKILYAESPTNPAIDIIDLELLGDIAKKHNLILIIDNCFATPYLQQPIKYGAHLVIHSATKLMDGQGRVLGGVTVGRADLIREIYLFARNTGPALSPFNAWTLSKSLETLSVRVDRHCENALKVAEFLESHAHVNWVKYPFLKSHPQYEVAKKQMKLGGNIVAFEVKGGIEAGRKFLNAIKMCSLSANLGDTRTIVTHPASTTHHSLGEESRLAVNITDGLVRVSVGLEHVDDIIQDLEQALSI, encoded by the coding sequence ATGAAAGAGAAAAGAAATTTTGAAACAGAAGCCATTCGTACACAATTAGAGCGTACAGAATCTTTAGAACATACAAGTCCTTTATACTTGACATCGAGTTTTATTTTCGAAGATGCCGAAGACATGCGCGCTTCGTTTACTGAAGAAAAAGAGCGTAATATTTATAGTCGTTTTACAAATCCTAATACTTCTGAATTTGTAGAAAAGGTTTGTAAAATGGAAGGTGCCGAAGCAGGTTATGCCTTTGCAACTGGTATGGCAGCTATTTTTTCAACATTTGCAGCATTGCTAGAAAGTGGCGATCATATTGTGTCAGCACGTTCAGTTTTTGGCTCAACACATTCTATGTTTACTAAGTTTTTACCAAAATGGGGTATTACAACCAGTTATTTTGATATTAACGAACCAGAAACCATAGAAAGTTTTATTACCCCAAAAACAAAAATTTTATATGCCGAGTCGCCAACAAATCCAGCAATCGATATCATCGATTTAGAATTGTTAGGAGACATTGCTAAAAAGCATAATCTAATTTTAATTATAGATAATTGCTTTGCAACACCTTATTTACAACAACCTATAAAATATGGTGCGCATTTGGTCATACATTCTGCAACCAAATTAATGGATGGGCAAGGACGTGTTTTAGGGGGTGTTACCGTTGGTCGTGCAGATTTAATTCGAGAGATTTATTTATTTGCAAGAAATACAGGGCCAGCATTATCGCCATTTAATGCATGGACGTTATCTAAAAGTTTAGAAACATTATCTGTAAGAGTTGATAGACATTGTGAAAATGCTTTAAAAGTCGCTGAGTTTTTAGAATCTCATGCTCATGTGAATTGGGTAAAATATCCTTTTTTAAAATCACATCCGCAGTATGAAGTTGCTAAAAAGCAAATGAAATTAGGTGGTAATATTGTGGCTTTCGAAGTAAAAGGAGGCATAGAAGCTGGACGCAAGTTTTTAAATGCCATTAAAATGTGTTCGTTATCAGCTAATTTAGGCGATACTAGAACCATTGTAACACATCCAGCATCTACAACACACCATAGTTTAGGAGAAGAAAGCAGATTGGCAGTTAATATTACTGATGGTTTAGTTAGAGTGTCCGTTGGGTTAGAGCATGTAGATGATATCATTCAAGATTTAGAGCAGGCTTTAAGTATATGA
- a CDS encoding Rrf2 family transcriptional regulator gives MLSKKTKYGLKALTFIARSEGDSPVQVGEIAKSEQIPQKFLESILLTLRKAGILGSKKGKHGGYYLRKEPSEILMTEVMRVLEGPIAMVPCVSLNFYEKCDDCPNEHLCSVNKLMIQVRDSTLKVFRNTTLADLSAT, from the coding sequence ATGCTATCTAAAAAAACAAAATACGGATTAAAAGCACTTACATTTATTGCTAGAAGTGAAGGAGATTCGCCTGTACAAGTTGGCGAAATTGCTAAAAGCGAACAAATACCACAAAAATTTTTAGAAAGTATATTACTTACCTTAAGAAAAGCAGGAATTTTAGGGTCAAAGAAAGGAAAACACGGTGGTTATTATTTAAGAAAAGAGCCTTCAGAAATTTTAATGACTGAAGTGATGCGTGTACTTGAAGGTCCTATTGCTATGGTGCCTTGTGTGAGTTTAAATTTTTATGAAAAGTGCGATGATTGTCCTAATGAGCATCTATGTAGCGTTAATAAACTCATGATACAAGTAAGAGATAGTACACTTAAAGTATTTAGAAACACAACGCTAGCCGATTTATCTGCTACATAA
- a CDS encoding DUF2061 domain-containing protein produces the protein MIAQMLLKNKEKSTYKEDSVGEKPIRSVAKALSWRVVGTLDTLAVSFVLAQDITLAASIASVDFITKLILYFFHERAWNVVKWGK, from the coding sequence ATGATAGCGCAAATGTTATTAAAAAACAAAGAAAAGTCTACATATAAAGAAGATAGTGTTGGTGAGAAACCAATCAGAAGTGTAGCGAAAGCACTTAGTTGGAGAGTTGTAGGTACCTTAGATACCTTGGCTGTTTCTTTTGTTTTAGCACAAGATATTACACTCGCTGCCTCTATAGCTTCTGTAGATTTTATAACAAAATTGATTTTGTATTTTTTCCATGAGCGCGCTTGGAATGTTGTTAAATGGGGTAAATAA
- a CDS encoding phosphoadenosine phosphosulfate reductase family protein codes for MFTENQIEVLNKSFEKASPSEIIQKAFELSNEAVVTTNFRPYEAAILHAVNSVKAKTSVIWCDTGYNTPQTYRHAEQIIKDLDLNVFLYVPKQTASHRDVVMGIPSVDAPEHALFTEQVKLEPFKRAMDEHKPKVWFTNLRQGQTAFRNSIGIFSLSKDGVLKVSPFYFWSDEKLDTYLEENKLPNEFKYFDPTKALENRECGLHA; via the coding sequence ATGTTTACAGAAAATCAAATAGAAGTATTAAATAAAAGCTTTGAAAAAGCGTCACCTTCTGAAATTATTCAGAAAGCGTTCGAACTTAGTAATGAAGCTGTAGTAACAACAAATTTTAGACCATACGAAGCAGCGATTTTACATGCTGTTAATTCTGTAAAGGCTAAAACATCTGTAATTTGGTGTGATACAGGTTATAATACACCTCAGACTTACAGACATGCAGAACAAATTATAAAAGATTTAGACTTGAACGTGTTTTTATATGTGCCAAAGCAAACAGCGTCTCATAGAGATGTGGTTATGGGAATTCCAAGTGTAGATGCTCCAGAACACGCTTTGTTTACAGAACAAGTAAAGTTAGAGCCTTTTAAACGCGCTATGGATGAGCACAAACCTAAAGTTTGGTTCACAAATTTACGTCAAGGACAAACGGCTTTTAGAAATAGTATTGGTATTTTTAGCCTCAGTAAAGATGGGGTTTTAAAAGTAAGCCCTTTTTACTTTTGGTCTGATGAAAAATTAGATACGTATTTAGAAGAAAATAAGTTGCCAAACGAATTTAAATATTTCGACCCAACAAAAGCATTAGAAAACAGAGAGTGTGGTTTACACGCTTAA